A single genomic interval of Lepidochelys kempii isolate rLepKem1 chromosome 13, rLepKem1.hap2, whole genome shotgun sequence harbors:
- the TRIB3 gene encoding tribbles homolog 3 isoform X1: MLENKPELPEQLCTKQMEVPTEQGFPGLSFLKRLVSHCSCILMQPFRRLVLQMSRNVQVIPVASPLRKKRLDFEDTPDSEASKPKRPRLGPVSGLTPCLQPLAQPPCAVDQDSRVLRIGPYILLEPREEGHSYRAVHTHTETEYSCKVYPARSYPETMAPYGHLSPHPNVAQVAEVIQGDQNVYIFFQPGRGDMHSHVRCRKRLPEREAAGLFQQMAEAVAHCHDHGVILRDLKLRKFLFVDRERTKLVLENLEDACLLSGPDDSLSDKHGCPAYVGPEILSSKNSYSGKAADVWSLGVVLYTMLVGRYPFQDTEPAMLFSKIRRGVFSIPDGLSPKARCLVRCLLRKTPSERLTAREILLHPWLASGGAASEDSCTNPSGEQGLEQVVPDTWSQEEEEEEEEDLHS, encoded by the exons ATGCTGGAGAACAAACCTGAGCTGCCAGAGCAGCTCTGTACGAAGCAGATGGAGGTGCCGACAGAGCAGGGGTTTCCTGGCTTGTCTTTCTTGAAGCGACTGGTGTCGCACTGCAGCTGCATCTTGATGCAGCCCTTCCGTCGTCTCGTTCTGCAGATGAGTCGAAACGTTCAGGTGATCCCTGTGGCGTCTCCACTCAGGAAGAAACGGCTGGACTTCGAGGATACCCCTGACTCAGAGGCCTCAAAGCCCAAGCGTCCCCGGTTGGGTCCAGTGTCAGGACTCACCCCATGCCTGCAGCCCCTTGCACAGCCACCTTGTGCCGTGGACCAGGACTCCAGGGTCTTGCGGATTGGACCGTACATCCTTCTGGAGCCCAGGGAAGAGGGCCACTCTTACAGGGCTGTGCACACGCACACGGAGACGGAGTACAGCTGCAAG GTTTATCCGGCAAGGAGTTACCCAGAGACGATGGCCCCCTACGGGCACCTCTCGCCCCACCCCAACGTGGCCCAGGTTGCTGAGGTGATCCAAGGGGACCAGAATGTCTACATCTTCTTCCAGCCTGGCAGAGGTGACATGCACAGCCACGTCCGCTGCCGGAAGCGGCTACCCGAGAGAGAGGCCGCTGGGCTCTTCCAGCAGATGGCCGAAGCGGTCGCCCACTGCCATGACCATGGGGTCATCCTCCGAGACCTCAAACTCCGCAAGTTCCTCTTCGTGGACAGGGAGAG GACAAAGCTGGTGCTGGAGAACCTGGAGGACGCCTGTCTTCTGAGCGGCCCAGATGACTCTCTGTCGGACAAGCATGGCTGCCCGGCATACGTGGGCCCGGAGATCCTCAGCTCCAAGAACTCTTACTCAGGGAAGGCGGCTGACGTGTGGagcctgggtgtggtgctctacACCATGCTGGTGGGGCGATACCCCTTCCAGGACACTGAGCCTGCCATGCTCTTCAGCAAGATCCGCCGGGGGGTCTTCTCCATCCCGGATGGCCTCTCCCCCAAGGCCAGGTGCCTTGTCCGATGCCTCCTGCGGAAGACCCCGTCTGAGAGACTGACGGCCCGTGAGATTTTGCTCCACCCCTGGCTAGCGAGCGGTGGTGCTGCCTCTGAGGACTCGTGCACAAacccctctggggagcaggggctggagcaagtTGTGCCAGACACCTGgagtcaggaggaggaggaggaggaggaggaagatctgCACAGTTAA
- the TRIB3 gene encoding tribbles homolog 3 isoform X2, giving the protein MSRNVQVIPVASPLRKKRLDFEDTPDSEASKPKRPRLGPVSGLTPCLQPLAQPPCAVDQDSRVLRIGPYILLEPREEGHSYRAVHTHTETEYSCKVYPARSYPETMAPYGHLSPHPNVAQVAEVIQGDQNVYIFFQPGRGDMHSHVRCRKRLPEREAAGLFQQMAEAVAHCHDHGVILRDLKLRKFLFVDRERTKLVLENLEDACLLSGPDDSLSDKHGCPAYVGPEILSSKNSYSGKAADVWSLGVVLYTMLVGRYPFQDTEPAMLFSKIRRGVFSIPDGLSPKARCLVRCLLRKTPSERLTAREILLHPWLASGGAASEDSCTNPSGEQGLEQVVPDTWSQEEEEEEEEDLHS; this is encoded by the exons ATGAGTCGAAACGTTCAGGTGATCCCTGTGGCGTCTCCACTCAGGAAGAAACGGCTGGACTTCGAGGATACCCCTGACTCAGAGGCCTCAAAGCCCAAGCGTCCCCGGTTGGGTCCAGTGTCAGGACTCACCCCATGCCTGCAGCCCCTTGCACAGCCACCTTGTGCCGTGGACCAGGACTCCAGGGTCTTGCGGATTGGACCGTACATCCTTCTGGAGCCCAGGGAAGAGGGCCACTCTTACAGGGCTGTGCACACGCACACGGAGACGGAGTACAGCTGCAAG GTTTATCCGGCAAGGAGTTACCCAGAGACGATGGCCCCCTACGGGCACCTCTCGCCCCACCCCAACGTGGCCCAGGTTGCTGAGGTGATCCAAGGGGACCAGAATGTCTACATCTTCTTCCAGCCTGGCAGAGGTGACATGCACAGCCACGTCCGCTGCCGGAAGCGGCTACCCGAGAGAGAGGCCGCTGGGCTCTTCCAGCAGATGGCCGAAGCGGTCGCCCACTGCCATGACCATGGGGTCATCCTCCGAGACCTCAAACTCCGCAAGTTCCTCTTCGTGGACAGGGAGAG GACAAAGCTGGTGCTGGAGAACCTGGAGGACGCCTGTCTTCTGAGCGGCCCAGATGACTCTCTGTCGGACAAGCATGGCTGCCCGGCATACGTGGGCCCGGAGATCCTCAGCTCCAAGAACTCTTACTCAGGGAAGGCGGCTGACGTGTGGagcctgggtgtggtgctctacACCATGCTGGTGGGGCGATACCCCTTCCAGGACACTGAGCCTGCCATGCTCTTCAGCAAGATCCGCCGGGGGGTCTTCTCCATCCCGGATGGCCTCTCCCCCAAGGCCAGGTGCCTTGTCCGATGCCTCCTGCGGAAGACCCCGTCTGAGAGACTGACGGCCCGTGAGATTTTGCTCCACCCCTGGCTAGCGAGCGGTGGTGCTGCCTCTGAGGACTCGTGCACAAacccctctggggagcaggggctggagcaagtTGTGCCAGACACCTGgagtcaggaggaggaggaggaggaggaggaagatctgCACAGTTAA